The genomic stretch GTAAAATCATAATTTCTGTATCCATGTTTTCTATTTTTAGAATAGTTCACATCAAAATCAAAGTTTCCAACACTAGTTCCAGCAGAAACATCAAATTTATTATTTGCAAAACTTCCTACTTGATAACCCATTCCTCCACGAACATCATTTTTTCCTTTATATTTTTTAGTTATAATATTTATAACTCCACCAGATGTTCCACTTCCATATAGAACAGCTCCTCCACCTGGTATGATTTCTATTCTTTCTATTTCATTTATATTAACAACATCGATAGGCACGTTCATATGTGAAGTATCAAGCATATTTGCAGGAACTCCATCAACTAAAAGTTGAACTGTTGCCTTAGCTTTTTGAAAGCCTTGTCCTCTTACATCAACTGCTGGATGTAATCCTTCTTGTATATTTACACCAGGGACTGAATCTAAAATTTCTGACACTGATGTATATCCTTTTGTTTCAATATCTTTTGATGTAATTATAAAAGGTGATGTTGTAGAATTTCTTAGATTTTTTTCAAAACCTGTTTCAGAATAAATATTTTTTTCTCCTAAATCTATAACTTCTCCATAAACATTTGCACAAAATATAAGTATTGATAAGCCTATTAAATATTTTTTCATTTTTCCCTCCATAGATTATAAAATTTTTGTATCATCCCCAAATGTTTAACATCTATGAACACAAATTTTTACTTACTTTCTATTTTATCTAACTTTTCTTTTAATACTTCCATTTCATCAAATATTCTATATGAACTTCTTAATATCACTGATGAATCTAAAATAAAAATATTATTATTTTTTCCAGCTTTTATTTTTGGTATAACATTTGATGCCTCAATAATTTGTTGAGGATTATCTAAACTCATGGCACCAGCTAAGAAATCTGGATTTTCTTTCAAAATATATTCTGGTGATAATATAGGTCTTTGTCCTGGAACATTTGCTGCTATATTAATGACTCCTAAATGTTTTAGAACATCTCCTGGTATTGAATTTTCTGAAAAAGCTGACATAGGTGAAGTTGAAAATAGGATTGCTCCTTTTAATTTGGAAGAATTTTTGTTCTTTTCTTTTTCAATTTTTTCTAATTTAAGTGTACACTCTTTTTTTAATTTTTCCGCTTCCTCTTTTTTTCCAGATATAACACCTGTAACTGAAATTAAATCAAGAATCCCATCTAAACTAGAGGCATTAGAAACTATAATGTTATATCCCATCTTTTTTACTGCATCAACATTCCTTAACATCATGGAACTAACTACAATTAAATCAGGTTTATATTCAATAACTTTTTCTAAATTTAAATTAGAAATATTTCCAATACTTACTAATTTATCCACTTTATCAGAAGGATATATTTTACTTTTAGAAGTTTTTGCTATGGCAACTATTGATTTTTCCCCACCTATTTTAAATAATATTTCTATTACCCCAGGGTCAGTTACAATGATTTTTTTATACTCCTTGGCTTCAATTCTATTGCCATAATCATCTATTATTTGATTATTTTCAACTTTTATAGCAAATGATGAAACTGAAAGAGCAATACAGAAAATAAATAAAATAATTTTTTTCATTTCTTTCCCTCCTTTCATTTGTTTATATAATATTTAAAGCATAAATATTTTGATATCCTTTATATTATATAATTATTTAGTTAAAAAATCAACAATAAAATTTGTATAAATTTTAGATTTTAAATTTATAATCAGTACAATATAAGCTATTAATTCTTTAAATTTTAAATAATTTAATAAAAAATAAATAAAAAATGGTCATTATTTCTAACAACCATTTAATAATTTTTATTTATCTGCTATTTTATTTAATGCATCTCTAATTTCAGTAAGTAAAACTTCTTCTTTTGTAGGTTCTGGAGCAGGTGCAGGTATTTCTTCCTTTTTCTTTTGCATTTTGTTCATTAATTTTATAACCATAAATATGCAAAGTGCAATTATAAGAAAATTAACAATTTCTTGTATAAACATTCCATATTTTATAGCAGCCTGTTCAGCTCCTTCAACAGGTTCTCCTAATTTTATTTCCAAAGAAGAAAAATCAATATTACCAATTATCATACCTATAATTGGCATAAAGATATCATTAACTAAGCTTGTTACTATTTTTCCAAAAGCTCCTCCAATAATAACTCCTACTGCCATATCAACCACATTACCACGCATTACAAATGCTTTAAATTCATCAAATAATTTCATTAAACCTCCTAAAAACTAAACTTTTAAAAATAAAAATATATTACAATTTTGTTGCTGACTATCTTTCAATAAATCCACCTGCTATTACATTTCCTTCTTTATTATAGAAAACTATACCCTGTCCTGGCGTGATAGCCCTAACTTTATTACCAATAAATTTCACTTGAAAATTATCTCCATCTTTTTTTAACAAACATTTATGTAAAATATCTCTTGAACGAGTTTTTGCAAAACATTCTAAATTATCTAAACTTTCTAGAGATGAAACCAAAAAAAGATTTAATTTTGTTGCCATAAGCTCATCTTTAAATAGATCTTCATTTTCTCCAACAATAATATTGTTTGTTTCTTTATCAAAAGCTAAAACATATAAAGGTAGTTCACTAGATATACCCAAACCTTTTCTTTGACCTATTGTATAAAATGAAAATCCTTTATGCTTTCCTAAAATATTTCCATTTTTATCAACAATATTTCCAGGTTTTTCAGCTTTACCCTTTGTATTTTCTATTAAAAATTGTTTTAACTTTCCATCATCAACAAAGCATATCTCTTGAGAATCTTTTTTAGAATAAACTCTAACTCCCAATTGTTCAGCAAGTTTTCTTAATTTTGGTTTTTCTAAATCTCCAACTGGAAAAATAATTTTGCTAAGTCTATCTTTTTGAATTTGAGATAGAAAATATACTTGATCTTTATTAGAATCATCTCCAACACTCAATAGTCCATTTTTTAATTTTGTATAATGCCCAGTTGCCATAAAACTAGCACCTTTTGATAAAATAAAATCTAGCATTTTACCAAATTTTATATATCTATTACACACCATACAAGGATTCGGAGTTCTACCATTCATATATTCATTAATAAAATAGTTCATAACCTTTTCTTTAAATTCATCTCTTACATCTAAAACATAGTGTTCTATTCCTAAGTCATCACAGACTTTTTTAGCATCAGAGTCCTCATCCTTAAAAGTTTTCATAGTTACTCCAAATATATCATAACCTTGTTGTTTTAAAAGATAAGCAACAGTTGAACTGTCAACTCCTCCACTCATAGCCACACCAATTCTAATGTTGCTATTGTTGCTATCAAATTCAATATACTTTTTAAATTCAGATGCAACATTTTTTGTTTCTATCATACTTTTCCTTTCTAATTCATTATTTGTCTTATACTATAAAGTACAACAAATAATGCTAATATAAAAATAATCCCATTTGCAAATTTTATTATTTTTATAAGTTTTTCTCTTCCAAAAAGTCTCCTAAAATGTGAAATTAAATATGTTGTAAAGAACCATAGTCCTGATCCTCCAATTCCAACACCTAATAATGTTTCAATTGAAGCTAAAGTATTAGTATTATCCAATATTCTTAAAAAAGCAAACACTGTTGCAATAATTAAAATACTAGAAATATTTACAATGGCAAAACCAAAACCTGTTAGATAATTTTGTAACATACTTTTAAAATCTACATCTAATTCCTTTAATTCAATTTTACTTAAAAGTTTTCTTAAAGAAATTATTATTAAAAATATCCCTATAAAAAGAGATAAACAATTCTCATATTTTATAACATAATCTTTAACACTTGAGAGAAATAATAAAGCAAC from Fusobacterium simiae encodes the following:
- a CDS encoding LysE family translocator, giving the protein MDITILKGILTGVILSLPFGPVGVYCMELTIVEGRWKGYITALGMVTIDMVYSAVALLFLSSVKDYVIKYENCLSLFIGIFLIIISLRKLLSKIELKELDVDFKSMLQNYLTGFGFAIVNISSILIIATVFAFLRILDNTNTLASIETLLGVGIGGSGLWFFTTYLISHFRRLFGREKLIKIIKFANGIIFILALFVVLYSIRQIMN
- the mnmA gene encoding tRNA 2-thiouridine(34) synthase MnmA, whose translation is MIETKNVASEFKKYIEFDSNNSNIRIGVAMSGGVDSSTVAYLLKQQGYDIFGVTMKTFKDEDSDAKKVCDDLGIEHYVLDVRDEFKEKVMNYFINEYMNGRTPNPCMVCNRYIKFGKMLDFILSKGASFMATGHYTKLKNGLLSVGDDSNKDQVYFLSQIQKDRLSKIIFPVGDLEKPKLRKLAEQLGVRVYSKKDSQEICFVDDGKLKQFLIENTKGKAEKPGNIVDKNGNILGKHKGFSFYTIGQRKGLGISSELPLYVLAFDKETNNIIVGENEDLFKDELMATKLNLFLVSSLESLDNLECFAKTRSRDILHKCLLKKDGDNFQVKFIGNKVRAITPGQGIVFYNKEGNVIAGGFIER
- the mscL gene encoding large-conductance mechanosensitive channel protein MscL is translated as MKLFDEFKAFVMRGNVVDMAVGVIIGGAFGKIVTSLVNDIFMPIIGMIIGNIDFSSLEIKLGEPVEGAEQAAIKYGMFIQEIVNFLIIALCIFMVIKLMNKMQKKKEEIPAPAPEPTKEEVLLTEIRDALNKIADK
- a CDS encoding ABC transporter substrate-binding protein, producing the protein MKKIILFIFCIALSVSSFAIKVENNQIIDDYGNRIEAKEYKKIIVTDPGVIEILFKIGGEKSIVAIAKTSKSKIYPSDKVDKLVSIGNISNLNLEKVIEYKPDLIVVSSMMLRNVDAVKKMGYNIIVSNASSLDGILDLISVTGVISGKKEEAEKLKKECTLKLEKIEKEKNKNSSKLKGAILFSTSPMSAFSENSIPGDVLKHLGVINIAANVPGQRPILSPEYILKENPDFLAGAMSLDNPQQIIEASNVIPKIKAGKNNNIFILDSSVILRSSYRIFDEMEVLKEKLDKIESK